One segment of Rhodospirillales bacterium DNA contains the following:
- a CDS encoding cyclase family protein, producing MKLHVLLPIAAAFMLVASAHAGNNPVDENWWPSEFGADDEAGATNWITPEKRMAAAALVKTGRVATLGMHYHNTTPLFPGRVLSLTIPGGGLPTHDLAWSGDSYRQTFMDELMTANIGQVGTQFDSLAHPMIKVEGQDGWKDGNYLYNGYRLEDVGGPYGLKKNGTENVGSFFTRGILIDLVALKGGNLPIGYPITMDDYNAALAAQGIADAGQGDVVLVRTGWNDIWRDNHNLPTGEAIANNAAFNAGGPGIAPDVCDHLAGKKIAMLGADNWGIEPYDFAGQGDWPTPFAEVKDWAYCHMNLSVRRGIYLFENLDLKQLGEDQAYEFLFSWAPLKLVGATGAPGNPIAAY from the coding sequence ATGAAACTTCACGTGTTGTTGCCGATCGCGGCAGCATTCATGCTGGTGGCGTCGGCTCACGCCGGTAACAATCCGGTTGACGAGAACTGGTGGCCCAGTGAGTTCGGAGCCGACGACGAGGCGGGCGCCACGAACTGGATCACGCCTGAGAAGCGGATGGCAGCCGCGGCGCTGGTCAAGACCGGTCGGGTCGCCACCTTGGGCATGCACTACCACAACACGACGCCGCTGTTTCCCGGACGCGTGCTGTCCCTCACGATCCCTGGCGGTGGCCTACCCACGCACGATCTGGCCTGGTCGGGCGACAGCTACCGTCAAACCTTCATGGACGAACTGATGACGGCCAACATCGGTCAGGTCGGCACGCAGTTCGACTCGCTTGCCCACCCCATGATCAAGGTCGAGGGACAGGACGGCTGGAAGGACGGCAACTATCTCTACAATGGCTATCGCCTGGAGGACGTCGGCGGACCATACGGCCTCAAGAAGAACGGCACCGAGAACGTCGGCTCCTTCTTCACGCGCGGCATCCTGATCGATCTCGTGGCGTTGAAGGGCGGGAACCTGCCGATCGGCTACCCGATCACCATGGATGACTACAACGCGGCATTGGCGGCGCAGGGTATCGCAGACGCCGGCCAGGGCGACGTGGTGCTCGTCCGGACCGGGTGGAACGATATCTGGCGGGACAACCACAACCTGCCGACAGGTGAAGCAATCGCAAACAACGCGGCCTTCAACGCAGGCGGCCCTGGGATAGCCCCCGACGTCTGCGACCACCTCGCTGGGAAGAAGATCGCGATGCTGGGTGCCGACAACTGGGGCATCGAACCGTACGACTTCGCCGGTCAAGGCGATTGGCCAACGCCATTCGCCGAGGTCAAGGACTGGGCGTACTGCCACATGAACCTGTCGGTGCGCCGCGGGATCTACCTGTTTGAGAACCTCGATCTCAAGCAGCTGGGCGAGGACCAGGCGTACGAGTTCCTGTTCTCGTGGGCGCCGCTCAAGCTCGTGGGCGCCACTGGTGCACCGGGTAACCCGATCGCCGCTTACTGA